Below is a genomic region from Ciona intestinalis unplaced genomic scaffold, KH HT000451.1, whole genome shotgun sequence.
atgacgtcatcgcatGCAGTCTGTACACTGTGGTTGCGTGCTTCCgtagtttaaacaattgaaacCAACGCACTGACAACAACCATTATGGAACCAACGGTAAGACAAAGCACCAGTTGAACTGCAACTCATCCTACAATCGTGTAAGGCCATACATTGGTCAAAGTAAACCACTGTGCACACGAGTGACTCGTCCGATATGTCAAAGTCATAGTTTCGACGAAGAACTAAACCCACACCTTCCCAGTACGATGGTCGATCTTCAGCGCCCTCCAACGGTTGGCCTAACATGAATAAAGTCAAACCAAGCAAGTAATGAATTAAAACGCTAACCTTCCGTATGTTCGTATAGCTCTCTACTGCGGTGTGCGGCAAGTTCTTCAATGACAGGAACCGCATGATGGTGTAGCGGAGCGCAGGCATTGGTTGGTCAGTAAGGGCGGCGAATAAGCGAGGTTCAGGTTCATCAAGATGGCCGACGGTGCTTAACATAGTTGGGGGAAGGATTGCCGTGTAATTACGACCTTTCCGCATTCCTGGTCAACATGGAATCATTACGTCAGAGTGAGAATAAGTAAGCTTGAAACATCAAAGACAATTCAAAttcattgctccaacccagtggtcactaatgggttgtctaaattatcagccatacagaaaacaatcacccaaaaagttacatacgtggtaacacgtaagcaggcacgaggtgtatgaaacagaacacccgtattataacgactttcgttgccccgccatgcgagaataaataagttacatacgtggtaacttgtaagcaggcacgaggtgtatgaaacagaacacccgtattataacgactgtcgttgcctcgccatgcgagaataaataagttacacttataaaaacttataCTGGGCAACACTGTACATAGTCAACATTGTTACGCACACAATGAATTGGTGTAATGTCGATTATATTAGCAAACACTCAACAATGAACAATGTCTTGCCAACAATCGACCATTATTACAACTATTGTTGACGTCACGGTCCGCCCATTGTTgattgatgacgtaacaaaacaGCGTTCATTGAAGCGTAGAAAAGAATTAAATCGCGTTTTAAAGAAGTTTTCActttgtttatgacgtaacaaacaaccGTTGTTTCGAAACCACACAttgtgtgacgtaatacaaGCAAGGTTAAAacggtatgacgtcataattgtaatatatctcccgatttatgacgtcacaatattaTAGATTTTCAAATAAGTTTAATCGCGATAACGCGGTCCTCCCCCGGGGCgtagtttgttacgtcatacacaACACTTACCAACACAATCACAGCAACTTAAATAATCTTCGCCGAGACAATTTGCGCAATCTCCGCAGCATGAACAATTAACATGGGGATCGCATCCGCATTTGTCTTGaattaaacaataactaaCGACCGATGCGCATCTTTCCTTGTTACAACTCTCATGTTCTTGGGGGTGGGAAAGTAATTGTCCACTTGTTAATCCAACTATGACGACACAATACAATAATACTATTCTCATTATGACGTCGACCTGTAAAACATTTAACTATTATTACGCAAGGTGTTTGTGCGCGAAAGTATCctgctattatgacatcacacacgcGTCTATGTTTGATCGAAGCGCTCGAAGAACCGCGCAGGTGGAATCAACCATGTGGAAACTACGATGTTAGCTTTGTGACGTCAACATACTTTTAATTGTTGCCATAAATtgacgattgtgacgtaaaataGTATATTATGATATCATTCCCGATGACCACGACGTCATTATCAGATTTATTGAAGCGTGAATggctttgtgatgtcataatccaTATAGATCAACTCCATTATCTGTAACAATGTgtgtatgtgacgtcacaaaagaaTCTTTGActtctgtcaatcaaacaaagAATGCTGTGACGTAAGAATGTGGAGCTGCGTAAACATTTCTTTGTTGAAAACATCGAAGCTTAAttgttgtgacatcatagcaAGAACAACTTTTTTCATTGTTCGATAACAATGGGAGTTAACATTGttggtttgttacgtcacagaaggTTCGATGTCGAGGTTTGCGAAACACGCAAAGGTTGAAAATCAAAGATTGCGAAGACGTTTTGAACTTGATGAAAGCATGACGTCAGAGTATAGGTAACGTCATGtttggtgacgtcatacatgGTGACTTCATCTTTTATATTGTGAGGtaatttaattgttatttGTAGGTTAAATGTTCGGAAAAAGAATCACGATTGTGACGCCATACGACGGGAATTAGCACAATcatcattgttacgtcatcaacgGTTGTCACGTGATACTGATccaactttaattttaatgaaagAGAGAAGTGAGGAGCGAAGGAGGAAGAATGAGAAGTTGCTCGCTATAGCGAAGAGGAAAGAGGAGGGAATGGGAGCGAGAGTGAAAGATTTtgttgaaagttttaaaaaagtgagaattttgttgtttcagtaaatttatgtttattctaTTGTTCCAAGGTTGGCCAAGACAACACAGAAGTAGAAAACTTGGTTAATCATGACGACGTAACTAATGATGACGTCAGTACATCCAGCGATGACCTCACGAGACCTGTGTCACGTGCTTGGCAAGAAGCGAGAAACACGAGGTCTGTAGCGCCATCTATAATTTACTGTGGTGCATAAGATtcaacattatgacatcacagatacGTTCGAACGAAGATTCTTCGCGAGTTCGAGGTGGAACTCGGTCCAACAGAAGTTTTTAGCAACGATTAAATGAAatcttataatatatatattgttaaactCATATTGCGATTATTACtagatttatttgttttatctaACTTGCAGTGGCTGAGTAGCGTAACGTAAAAAACCATGGCGCTCCCTATAACAGGCcctgttatagagggcgccatgtaAAAAACCTACGGTAAACACTTTTCGTACATTACCACATAGTGCCTTTTTTACCCTTGCTCTCTTTTACTTTCTATAAAATCACagtaataaaaaagagtaaaacgcgcaactgcccgtGATACATTTTTTGTCTATTCACGTGatcgccaactccgtccccatttcgcttggtctccaaaaaataggcgcatagtagtttTCTTAGCtgtctattaaaaaaaactacaccaactactCAAGTTTATTGGGCCagttttagttatttggtaggttaacgcttacagtttagcgcttgtttagaaaatttaattatttaataagtttaattaaaaatcttcaaataaatggtttgttagaaatatatatataaatgttaaaaaaatagttgtctttccctataactttaaataaagtgaaaaaacgaagaaaaactacataaaacggcCTCGACTTCATTGACTACGTAagcgggaacgacccgcgaaagagagagagtgtatcacttCTCTGCTTTGTCGACATTGGCGATGCGCGTTCtatccttttttatttctgtggatATATCTCGAAAGGAGAGATTCGAGAGAGGTAAAGAAGAAGGTGGTAACATGCTGCGTCATAGTTTGATTTATGCTTTTTGTGGATGTTGCAATTCGACTGCGTATAAAGTAAAgcaatattgtataaaatgcCTTCGGTTTTAAGCAAGTATGCCGGTCTTATTCAACCAAAACATGTTGCCACGACCGCTGCTGTTGTGACAGGTGTTTATTTAATCGGTTTCACCGGGAATTATAACGATACTGGCTCAAACCAAAGAAAACCTGTTTTCGGGGAGGCCGGTGAAGGAAAAACGAAGGAAAAGGCTCAACTGGATGGCGTGTTTTTGAGGAGGATCTTAAAGATATTGAAAATATTGGTTCCAGGTTGGTTTACTGCAGAAGTTGGGTATTTGACGTTGGTTGGAGTTATGTTGTTGTTGAGGACGAGGTTTGATGTTTGGATGATTGCTAATGGAACTGCCATTGAAAGCTCTATTATTGATCGAGACAGAAGTcgtttcattaaatatttgttcaaatatatttacgcCCAGCCCACTATTGCCCTAACCAACCAACTATTAAAGTATGGTCTCAATTCATTAAAGTTACGATTTCGTAAACGTTTTACAATGTATATGTATGACCAGTATCTGCAGGGGCATACTTATTATAAAATGAGCAATATTGACAACCGTATCGCAAATGCAGACCAACTTCTAACTCAGGATCTAGAAAAGTTTTGCAATTCATTGGTTGATTTATATTCAAATCTTAGTAAACCCCTGCTGGATATcgtgatttatatttatcggTTGACGGGCACCATTGGCGCGCAAGGCCCGGCCATTATGATAAGTTATCTTGTGTTTTCGGGATTGGTTTTAAACCGAATGCGCCGTCCCATTGGAAAATTGACAGTTTCGGAACAAAGGTTCGAGGGGGAATATCGCTACGTTAACTCAAGGCTCATCACAAACAGTGAAGAAATTGCTTTTTACAACGggaatgaaaaagaaaaacacatTATTGTTGAGACCTTCCAAAAGTTGTACAAACATCTCCTTAAGTTTATTCACTTTCGTTTTCGAACAGGGATTGTTGACGACCTAATTGCGAAATACACGGCGACAACATTCGGATATCTCATTGTTAGCCGACCTTTTCTTGACCTCGCTTACCCAAAGTTTATCAATGCGTCGCATACAGAGTTACTTGAGGATTATTATCGTAGTGGAAGGATGTTGGTTCGATTATCGCAAGCTATTGGGAGGATTGTGTTGGCGGGACGGGAGATGTCTCGATTAGCCGGCTTTACTGCACGGGTGACTGATCTTATCAAAGTAACGGATGAGCTTAACAATGGGGTTTATCAACGAACAATGGTCCATCAATCAAGTGAATCGTCTCATCATTGTTTGGCTCCTGGTAACGGAACAATTCATATTGAGGATAATATAATTCAGTTCGATAAAGTTCCGTTAGTAACACCAAACGGTGACGTACTGATCCATGAAATGAATTTTAAAGTTCCATCGGGGGTGAATGTTATTATATGCGGCCCCAACGGTTGTGGTAAAAGTTCATTGTTCCGAGTTCTTGGGGAATTGTGGCCATTGTTTGGTGGAAAGTTGACGAAACCTCATCGGAGCAAGTTGTTTTACATCCCGCAACGACCTTATATGACGCTGGGAAGTTTACGGGATCAGGTCATTTATCCAGATTCTGTGGAGCTGATGAAAAAGAAAGGATGGAATGACCAAGATTTGGAAGATTACTTAAAGAAAGTTCAACTGGAGAATATCTTGGTTCGTGAGGGAGGTTGGGATTCGGTTCAAGATTGGATGGATGTGTTGAGTGGGGGAGAGAAGCAGAGGATGGCGATGGCTAGATTGTTTTATCATAAACCACAGTTTGCCATATTAGATGAATGTACGAGTGCTGTGAGTGTCGATGTCGAAGGGTTCATGTATCAGCATTGTCGGGAGGTCGGAATTACTTTGTTTACCGTTTCCCATCGTAAGTCTCTTTGGCGCCATCACGAGTATTTCCTCCACATGGATGGTCGGGGAAATTACGAGTTTGATAAAATTGAAGGAAGTACCGTTGAGTTTGGGTCATGAACATTTATCGtgctttatttaattattgttgCGATGATGATTTCTATGCATTATATATTCCTTGTAATTTAATGAAGCTTTTACTcaacaatgtttaaaacaatttgtaaatttatgtACCCACAATAATGAAGTTATTATTCAAAATCAAGGTTTAggattttgttgtaaaatgtcTCAGATTGTAATCGATGgtgaagttataacatggccaAGGTGTCTTGTGGAAAACGTGAGTTGGTTAATTTGTTGAAGGTTGATTTTGTTGATATTTGTTGAAAGCtgaataatttgttttcagcCTTCACTgttaaaagaagttttaacGATGGATGTTTGGGAAACATTGTCGGACGAACATCGTAAATGTTTGTCGGAAACTTTGCCAGAGTTTATGACGGAAGATGACCGGACGGAAACTGTGAggtatgtgatgtcatgatgtgtgatgtcataatgtatgatgtcatgatgtgtgatgtcatggtgtgtgatgtcatggtgtgtgatgtcatgatgtgtgatgtcatgatgtgtgatgtcatgatatgtgatgtcataatgctcGATGTCATCATgtttgatgtcataatgtatgatgtcatgatgtgtgatgtcatgatgtgtgatgtcataatttaGATTACTTCTCACGGGAGAGGATTTATCTCAATTTCCTGAAGTAAACACGGGAAGTGGAAACCCACTGTCAAAGTTCGTGGAGAAACTAAACGATGGATACTTCACGTCTAACGCATATCGATTAagaaaaagttacaaacatgcaATAAAAGCAAAGTCAATGTTT
It encodes:
- the LOC100186762 gene encoding uncharacterized protein LOC100186762, which encodes MSRFAKHAKVENQRLRRRFELDESMTSEYRLNVRKKNHDCDAIRRELAQSSLLRHQRLSRDTDPTLILMKERSEERRRKNEKLLAIAKRKEEGMGARVKDFVESFKKVGQDNTEVENLVNHDDVTNDDVSTSSDDLTRPVSRAWQEARNTRYVRTKILREFEVELGPTEVFSND
- the LOC100181214 gene encoding ATP-binding cassette sub-family D member 3-like; translation: MPSVLSKYAGLIQPKHVATTAAVVTGVYLIGFTGNYNDTGSNQRKPVFGEAGEGKTKEKAQLDGVFLRRILKILKILVPGWFTAEVGYLTLVGVMLLLRTRFDVWMIANGTAIESSIIDRDRSRFIKYLFKYIYAQPTIALTNQLLKYGLNSLKLRFRKRFTMYMYDQYLQGHTYYKMSNIDNRIANADQLLTQDLEKFCNSLVDLYSNLSKPLLDIVIYIYRLTGTIGAQGPAIMISYLVFSGLVLNRMRRPIGKLTVSEQRFEGEYRYVNSRLITNSEEIAFYNGNEKEKHIIVETFQKLYKHLLKFIHFRFRTGIVDDLIAKYTATTFGYLIVSRPFLDLAYPKFINASHTELLEDYYRSGRMLVRLSQAIGRIVLAGREMSRLAGFTARVTDLIKVTDELNNGVYQRTMVHQSSESSHHCLAPGNGTIHIEDNIIQFDKVPLVTPNGDVLIHEMNFKVPSGVNVIICGPNGCGKSSLFRVLGELWPLFGGKLTKPHRSKLFYIPQRPYMTLGSLRDQVIYPDSVELMKKKGWNDQDLEDYLKKVQLENILVREGGWDSVQDWMDVLSGGEKQRMAMARLFYHKPQFAILDECTSAVSVDVEGFMYQHCREVGITLFTVSHRKSLWRHHEYFLHMDGRGNYEFDKIEGSTVEFGS
- the LOC100176536 gene encoding twisted gastrulation protein homolog 1-like isoform X1; this encodes MRIVLLYCVVIVGLTSGQLLSHPQEHESCNKERCASVVSYCLIQDKCGCDPHVNCSCCGDCANCLGEDYLSCCDCVGMRKGRNYTAILPPTMLSTVGHLDEPEPRLFAALTDQPMPALRYTIMRFLSLKNLPHTAVESYTNIRKVSVLIHYLLGLTLFMLGQPLEGAEDRPSYWEGVGLVLRRNYDFDISDESLVCTVVYFDQCMALHDCRMSCSSTGALSYRWFHNGCCQCVGFNCLNYGSTQPQCTDCMR
- the LOC100176536 gene encoding twisted gastrulation protein homolog 1-like isoform X2 produces the protein MRIVLLYCVVIVGLTSGQLLSHPQEHESCNKERCASVVSYCLIQDKCGCDPHVNCSCCGDCANCLGEDYLSCCDCVGMRKGRNYTAILPPTMLSTVGHLDEPEPRLFAALTDQPMPALRYTIMRFLSLKNLPHTAVESYTNIRKANRWRALKIDHRTGKVWV